The following coding sequences lie in one Yamadazyma tenuis chromosome 3, complete sequence genomic window:
- the YOP1 gene encoding ER membrane protein DP1/Yop1 (COG:U; BUSCO:EOG09264USX; EggNog:ENOG503P44Z), whose protein sequence is MDQITSILSQVDARTSHIGILGQFEQQSGLPRSYAVIAAIGVYFVLIFLNVGGIGQLLSNIAGFVVPGYYSLVALDTPGTDDDTKLLTYWVVFAFLNVIEFWSKAILYWIPFYWLFKTVFLLYIGIPAFGGAVSVYNSIIKPISDQVISGGGNIAHDIDDLATGVSTGVNF, encoded by the exons ATGGACCAAATTACTTCTATCTTATCCCAAGTTGATGCT AGAACTTCTCACATTGGTATTTTAGGCCAATTCGAACAACAATCAGGTTTACCCAGATCATATGCTGTGATTGCCGCGATAGGTGTCTACTTCgtgttgattttcttaaATGTCGGTGGAATTGGCCAATTGTTAAGTAATATCGctgggtttgtggttcCTGGTTACTACTCCTTGGTTGCCTTGGATACTCCTGGAACCGACGATGATACCAAATTATTGACCTACTGGGTTGTGTTTGCGTTCTTGAATGTCATTGAATTCTGGTCCAAGGCTATCCTTTATTGGATTCCATTCTACTGGTTATTCAAGACCGTCTTTTTGTTGTACATTGGTATCCCagcttttggtggtgctgTTTCTGTTTACAACTCCATCATCAAGCCTATCTCTGATCAAGTTATCAGCGGTGGTGGCAACATTGCCCACGACATCGATGATTTGGCTACTGGTGTTTCTACTGGTGTTAATTTTTAG
- the LYS5 gene encoding holo-[acyl-carrier-protein] synthase (COG:E,H; EggNog:ENOG503P47U) — protein MTLLQEVQIEQGILLFVTYITPELYEWFQDDYNWETTLRLVPLRQQLELRNMADHSAKVKRLITRLFLTLTLNYVIHNHENDPWEPLIFSYNKYGKPSVPEASISFNSSTSNHTICIVINNIGNMAPIGVDLSHEQQKIDKSTVLEDFKAIFHSSEITQLQGVPDTSLQYKMFNQFWTLKEAFTKYLGYGLNVDLGSFWFDLHNEQVIDVPNSATEFYRAIHNDKDQNRRNAVPIKPQASE, from the exons ATGACTCTCTTGCAAGAAGTGCAAATAGAACAAGGCATCCTTTTATTTGTCACATACATTACACCCGAATTATACGAGTGGTTTCAAGATGACTACAACTGGGAGACTACCTTACGACTTGTTCCACTTCGCCAACAACTCGAGTTGAGGAATATGGCTGATCATTCTGCCAAAGTCAAGAGGCTTATAACACGGTTGTTCTTGACGCTAACCCTTAATTATGTTATCCACAACCATGAAAATGACCCATGGGAGCCTCTCATATTTTCCTACAATAAGTACGGGAAACCACTGGTACCGGAGGCGAGTATTTCATTTAATTCTAGCACCTCCAACCATACCATTTGCATAGTTATCAACAACATAGGGAACATGGCTCCTATAGGGGTGGACTTATCACATGAGCAGCAGAAAATCGACAAACTGACggttttggaagacttCAAGGCAATTTTTCACTCGTCTGAGATTACCCAGCTACAAGGTGTACCTGATACCAGTCTACAATATAAGATGTTTAATCAGTTTTGGACTCTTAAAGAAGCATTTACAAAATACTTGGGGTATGGGTTAAACGTAGATTTGGGGAGTTTCTGGTTCGATTTGCATAACGAGCAAGTCATAGACGTCCCAAACTCAGCCACAGAGTTCTACAGAGCCATACACAACGATAAAGACCAAAATAGACGCAACGCTGTCCC TATTAAACCTCAAGCTTCCGAGTAA